The Nocardioides campestrisoli genome includes a window with the following:
- a CDS encoding ABC transporter permease produces MLRYVLGRLPSALGLLAGASLLIFWLMRLVPGDPVDALAGPDATPEARAAIRADLGLDQPFLTQYVDWLGDVLTFDLGRSFVVGGQVSDLLADGAANTVVLTLTALALAVTSALVTAVTAVVAQRRWLDGLLAGINTVALALPTFATGLLLVLVLAVLLPVLPSGGTPPGGFLARPDISVQYLLLPATCLAVPVWAGLSRFLTEALRSQLRQPYVTTARAVGIRHSRIVLTQALPNALPSAVTVLGIQLGTLLGGAVLVEAIFTWPGLGRLIEEAISARDYPVVQVLLLLSVTVFVVTQLVTDVVHAWLDPRIRIGGAA; encoded by the coding sequence ATGCTGCGCTACGTCCTGGGGCGGCTGCCCTCGGCGCTCGGCCTGCTGGCCGGCGCGTCGCTGCTCATCTTCTGGCTGATGCGACTGGTGCCCGGCGACCCCGTCGACGCCTTGGCCGGCCCCGACGCCACGCCCGAGGCGCGGGCGGCGATCCGGGCCGACCTCGGCCTGGACCAGCCCTTCCTCACCCAGTACGTCGACTGGCTGGGCGACGTGCTCACCTTCGACCTGGGCCGCTCGTTCGTGGTCGGCGGGCAGGTCAGCGACCTGCTCGCCGACGGGGCGGCCAACACGGTGGTGCTCACGCTGACCGCGCTCGCCCTGGCGGTCACCTCCGCCCTGGTCACCGCGGTGACCGCCGTGGTCGCCCAGCGGCGGTGGCTGGACGGGCTGCTGGCCGGGATCAACACGGTCGCGCTGGCCTTGCCCACCTTCGCCACCGGCCTGCTGCTGGTGCTGGTCCTCGCGGTGCTGCTGCCGGTGCTGCCCTCGGGCGGCACCCCGCCGGGCGGCTTCCTGGCGCGGCCCGACATCTCCGTGCAGTACCTGCTGCTGCCGGCGACCTGCCTGGCGGTCCCGGTCTGGGCAGGGCTCTCCCGGTTCCTCACCGAGGCGCTGCGCTCCCAGCTGCGCCAGCCCTACGTCACCACCGCGCGCGCGGTCGGCATCCGGCACTCCCGGATCGTGCTGACCCAGGCGCTGCCCAACGCGCTGCCCTCGGCGGTCACGGTGCTGGGCATCCAGCTCGGCACGCTGCTGGGCGGGGCAGTGCTGGTGGAGGCGATCTTCACCTGGCCCGGGCTGGGCCGGCTGATCGAGGAGGCGATCTCCGCGCGTGACTACCCGGTGGTCCAGGTGCTGCTGCTGCTCTCGGTGACGGTCTTCGTGGTCACCCAGCTGGTCACCGACGTGGTGCACGCCTGGCTGGACCCGCGGATCCGGATCGGCGGTGCGGCATGA